The nucleotide sequence ATTGTTCATCACGAAGCAAGAGGAGGGGGCTTGGGGTTCTCTTCCGCCGCCAAGGGAGGAATGCAAGGGAGAATGACGACGCCTACGCCCCCTTTGCCGCCTCCGATGCCGGCCAAACCCGATGTCGGCAGTCCTCTCCTTTGCCTCACGCACGCTAGCCAACCGTTGTTTCCCTTTCTCCTCTACTCTCTCTCACGACGACGAGGTCGACAGCCCCTCTCGCCGCCTTCGCCCTGAGCCGGACGCCACCGACGACGCACGTGAGCACCACATCTCTTCCATTGGTCATGCCTTCACGTCGCTACCAGTGATGGCCGCCTCTGCCAGCCACCCTTTTTTTTCCGTTGTCTACAGCTGGCCGACGGCGTATCCTCGCGTCCGACCACCTGCCTCCCTCAGACGGCTAGACCACCTCCTTTTGACCTCGGATGTTGTACCCCTTCTCCATGCTGACCTTGCCCTCGCCACTACTCCTCCTCATCGTCTATGGCGCCGACCATCTCTGGTCAACCTCTCTTTCTCCTCTCGTCAACAAGCGCCGCGCGTCGTGCGCCGCAGCTCCCTCTCCACTCCGATGTAACCACGCCACCTCTCCCTATCCCTCGATGTGCCAGCAGCCCAAGCACTGCCTCCTCTTCTCCGACGTGCCTATAGCCGACTCCGACGCCACTACAGCCGACTCCGGCGTCCCTACAACCGCTGTCTCCACCGTTTTCGGCGCAGATCTGACCATTGTTGTGTGCTGACCATAAAGCTGCTGTGTTTCGCTTTTGGCACCACTATTGTGATTGTGAGTTACTGGTATTATCCGGCTTGCGTGCCGTggtccggcctgcgagccgttgtGGTATTCCGGCCTGATTGCCGTTGTCATATTTCGGCTTATGTGCTGCCTCTTTGATCCATGCCGCACTTGATTCCGTGTCGTCACCCCCAGATCCGGTTCCTCAACTGACTCACATTCCTTTACCCTTCTGGATCATGATGACTCGATCAACATtgcgaccagctcaccgatccattcGAGAGtgcccccggggccagggtacgtcaccgTACTCATCTCGTGTTTATTTCAGTATTCTACTATTATTCGATTGCTTATATATTCGTGGAAttcgcctcgagcatcggggtaccaaggACCGGGGtaacccggtcactggctgcaggtagcattGACTGGATTTGGTCAATATAGAAAACATCTCATCACCTCGCTCCActccgggtcatggggatgcggtcaacattTATATCACGTCACACCGATAGTTCTATCTTCTCAGATTCTCGATAGgatcaaatattaataataatattattattaatatttttaaattttttaataataataataatatttggaGCGGGTTCGGGGATGAGAATAGTATTTCCATACCCACCCCGAACCCACTCCATCAACAAAAAAATCAAGAATCCTCATCCCCAATTTAGATTTTCCCCGCGACCCCGAACCCGCCGGGAAAATTACCATCCCTAATCCACTCCCACTTTGGTACAGGTGATTTGTCGTTTTTATAAAGAAACCCCCTACTGCTTTAATTGGATTGAAATAGTAAATCAATGAGGGGGTGATAACAAAAAAATACACTCAAGGTATCTTATAAAAATGGATCAAAGTAAATTAATCAGATCAGTATTAAAATACAATAAGAACAATTATCACCATTCTTCCTTCTCTTGTCTTGCATTTGAcagaaaaaaagagagattgtaaTTTATCCAGTAATTTATCATTTATGATTTATATATTCTTTCAATCTGATAGGTGCAAAGatgaatttatatattaaataaatagacGTTTTCAAGATTGCAAATTGTAGTTATAGATAGAGCACTGTCCTTATCGTGATAACTTATGCCATCcatgttttttaaaaagatttggtAGCCACTAAAGTAAAACATAAGTTCAGGAAAGCAATTGTGAATTTGTGATTCTAATCATAAAGGATCGAGCAGTGAATTCCCTAACAATTGAATTACTCTTTCATCAATCAAATCACATctttatcaaatatatatatatgcgatATCTTGCAAGGCTTATAAAAAAGCTAACATTAATTAATACCTCaatgaaaaaatttaaattagtggAAGTCATTATCAAGCTTTACTTATCTTTTAAAAAGTTTTCCCTGATttctttatcttaattaattaatataaaaatgcatacAGCCAATGAAAGCGCTAGTTAATTAACAAAGGCATCGAGAAAGTGGAGTACTTTAGACGTGTGGCCCAGAACAAGAAGGCGGCAAGTCAAAAAGAGAATAAAAagctaaaaaataaaaacaatattgTTGGAAGAACAAACCGTTTCGTTAATTTGGTATTCGCATGCGGATTAAGAAAATCAAAACCACGAGTATGTCGCCTAATTTGACTTTCGTAATTAGCATAATCAATCAGGTAGAAAGAAGTTAAGGCAAAGAAAGATATGTTGACTTCTCTTTCATGGATTGCATGTTTGACCAAATGTTTCTTATGACTGAAGGGCCATGCCATCTAATGCATCTTTATTGACATTGTCAACCATGGACGGCCATTCTCGATGCCTGGTTCATGCATTTCTTCGATAAATCTTAAATTACAATGACATCAACGCCATTAATTAGCAAATACTCCATCACTCTCCTTTCTTCAGTGCAGTCAAATCTCGACAGTAAAGATAGGACAACCTATCATCGAGCTTCGACATGATCTGTGAAGCAGTGAATCCACGGTACTTGCTTTCACAGGCTGAGACACAGATATCCATAATGTTCTTCAGCATCCTGTCCTCCTGATGGAATGGCTGAGCCAAAAATTCATCAAGAGGCATCCACTGTGACAAAAGTTATCATCCATTCATTTCTAAAGGTTAGAATATTTTTGTAGAAAATGTAAATCTATACCTTGGCTGCTGCGATCTCAGACTCGTCGATGGTGATTTCAGATGATGCTGGTTTGAGCATGCATATAAAAAACAAGTCGGATTTCTCAAAAGTCACATAGTGAGCATGCCTGGTAGCATATAAAAAACAAGAAAACAGATTTTCATGACAGAGATTCAAGGTCCAGAGAACTTTTATAATGAGATAGGTATACCTGAACGCAAGTAGTTCTACAAAGGTAGTATCGatctgaaaaataaaaaacatagagTTAGAAACTAGACGAACTGCTTGCAAGATCACACGAATCCCCTCACCCCTGTCTCTTCTTTGACTTCTCTTACAGCTCCAGAAAATATTTCTTCCGACTGAAAAATTTGAGTAAAAAATTTCGTTTAGCACTGCTCATTTAAGAAATTGCACTGGTATGTTTGGCAGAACTTGGAAATTAGAATACCTTGTTGACGAACCCAGTTGGTAACTTCCATATCCCATAGCACCTTGAAGGGCATTTCTTTTCCTTCACAACTAACACCTGAATTGGAGAATTAACTTGTGAAGATAATGCTgaatttgtatttaaaaaaaaacaaaacaaataacACAGAAGAACTTTTATTGGTATTCAAAGTTTTCAAGAATAACCTCTTTGTTATCGTTGATAACAAATCCTCCTACTCCAATTTGATGAGTTGCTGTGCCAGGAAGCATGCAAGGTTTGTCAGGAATCCAGTAGGTTAACATTACATATCCTGGATCAGCATGATGATAACTAAATCCCTCCTGGCAAATTAATAGTGGAGAAATATTAAATAGTAATCATTATTAATTAACCGAAATCTTTATTGTCTTTCTGAACATTTCTAGTAGGAATAAGAAGACCCACCTTTAGAGCAATTGGCACAAGTTCCGCCTGTTCTTCCAGTATCTTGAGCCAAATCCCTTTCTTTCCCTGCATCAGATACAGTGAATGATACGTAGTGAAAGCCAAGCATCATTTTGAGCAATGTAAGATAACAAAATTCCAACCATTAGTTTCCAGTGAGAAACTGAAGATTGAAGGACGGATGAAAATGCATTCGAACTATTTGGCAAACACTGTGAGTTGATGATAACTCCATCATAATCGTCTTCCCAGGCATCCAACAATTCAACAGTTAAGGTCTCTGTCGTGCTCAGGTTTGCAAGGTTGGCACTTCTCTTGTTCCTGTGGTCTATGTTCGGTAACCGATCCAAATACCTTATTGGATTTGGTGCTTTGAAGCAAGGTAGCTTGAACGTCAAATCTGGACttcataattaatttgattagaaATCTAAAGAATTATATCTTAGAGTCTCGTCGTTAGATCTGATCAAGCTTGATTGAAATAAACTTGTTTAATCCAACTACAACTCCTTAACTAAATAAATAGAGTTGGGCTTCTATAAAGCATGCTGAAGTCATATACCTGTTACCTTTGTGCTGCAGTTAAGATGAGCCATACTTGGATATTTGTTTCCTTGGAAGGCATAGTTGAGTGAAGGAAGTGATGTAGGAGCTCTAGTGAAAgccatttttgtttatttttgatgtcACAAGCTATATCATCACGTTGAATATATAGACATCTCCCTGAAGATGTATATGGATGTGCAAGAGGATGAGAATTGCATTAGTTGATACATTCACTGCAACTAGGACCAAGAATTTTCCTAATGTTGGTGTGATAATGAGTCCATAAGATCTGGTTATTCAACCTCTAAATGATAAGAATCGCTAAAGTTCATCCAAATTCGAGAGATgattgatacggtgcatgatggtAGAGTCTGgtcgtcagaagtcaaggggacgtggcagtcagaaattaaggagacgtgacagttagaagtcaaggggatgtggcagtGAGAAGTCAAGGAGATGTGTCAATCAATATACGGAGGGGGACCATCCAGGGTCATCCGACGTATAAAGCCAGAGCGGAGTCTACTGGTTAGGAAACCAAGTTTGTGGCAAAAAGCATGCTCAGGATCAAGCCCGACCTGGCTTTACCGATCAGGTGTTCTCAAACTAGCTTATGCAAGCAGACTTGTCATTCTCGGTCAGGGTCTGAATCATAAAGGCCGGCAGAGAGAGACTCTGGGCGCGTCCTTCCGTTTATCCAGTCTGTTTATCAGCACTTAGCAAATCGACCCGGGTTATTTCGATTGCACTCGGACAGGATAGAAGGCGCTACGCGACAAcaggtcagagaatcgtaacaacttgtcagagaatatctgctgcatgtcagggaatattccagcaGTTGGGGGCATCCACAAATAGAACCTTCCTCCAGTCTATAGGAGAAGATCACGTGTCCTCCACCACTCAAcaagtcctgacacccgacatcctTTGATAGAGGTCAGTCTCTGGAAGGTATGcactgccatataaaaagggGTGTCCTCTCCCTTGCGTAGGTACGCCCACTCATACACTTgtttacttttcttcttccttcgtacactgttcttctagggaaaaagtacctaacttgagcAACGGAGGG is from Zingiber officinale cultivar Zhangliang chromosome 7B, Zo_v1.1, whole genome shotgun sequence and encodes:
- the LOC122003489 gene encoding nudix hydrolase 8-like isoform X1 — translated: MAHLNCSTKVTDLTFKLPCFKAPNPIRYLDRLPNIDHRNKRSANLANLSTTETLTVELLDAWEDDYDGVIINSQCLPNSSNAFSSVLQSSVSHWKLMGKKGIWLKILEEQAELVPIALKEGFSYHHADPGYVMLTYWIPDKPCMLPGTATHQIGVGGFVINDNKEVLVVKEKKCPSRCYGIWKLPTGFVNKSEEIFSGAVREVKEETGIDTTFVELLAFRHAHYVTFEKSDLFFICMLKPASSEITIDESEIAAAKWMPLDEFLAQPFHQEDRMLKNIMDICVSACESKYRGFTASQIMSKLDDRLSYLYCRDLTALKKGE
- the LOC122003489 gene encoding nudix hydrolase 8-like isoform X2, whose translation is MAHLNCSTKVTDLTFKLPCFKAPNPIRYLDRLPNIDHRNKRSANLANLSTTETLTVELLDAWEDDYDGVIINSQCLPNSSNAFSSVLQSSVSHWKLMGKKGIWLKILEEQAELVPIALKEGFSYHHADPGYVMLTYWIPDKPCMLPGTATHQIGVGGFVINDNKEVLVVKEKKCPSRCYGIWKLPTGFVNKSEEIFSGAVREVKEETGIDTTFVELLAFRHAHYVTFEKSDLFFICMLKPASSEITIDESEIAAAKPFHQEDRMLKNIMDICVSACESKYRGFTASQIMSKLDDRLSYLYCRDLTALKKGE